Genomic DNA from Ilyobacter polytropus DSM 2926:
AATAACAAAAGAATACATCGAGTAAATGACATTCTTCGGCAGTCGAAATAGAGTAACCCTCATTTCATCCTGAGAAGACTTGCGGTCGGCTTACTTTCATTATTATAGAAAATTTATTTTTCTGTTTAATTCAGTGGAAGTAGTGCGGACTTTTTTTATTTTACCATCAATATAAATCATAATAAAGAGTTTTATTAAAAGGGAGGCTTGTTACTTATGAAAAGGATCCAAGCGATTATAAGACCCAACAGACTTGAAGTTTTAAAAAAGGCGTTGGTTGATAACGGCATCGGTGGAATGACTGTAACTGAGGTACGAGGATTTGGACGACAAAAAGGAAAAATAGAAATTTTCAGGGGGGTAGAATACAAGACAGATTTTATCAAAAAGCTTAAAATTGAAATTTTATGTAAAGAGGAAAACTTGGAAAAAATAATAAAGGTTATAATGGAAAGTGTCAGAGAGGGAGAGCCTGGAGACGGAAAAATATTTATATTCCCAAATGAGGAAATAATAAGAATTAGCTCTGGAGAAAAAGGTAAAGAAGCTATTTAATAAACGATTATATTTACATAAAAAGAAATTATAATTTTTTAGGGGGGATTTATTATGAAAAAGATGAAATGGAAAGCGATAGTTTTATGCTTAATGCTGACAATGGGTCTTAGTGCATTTGCAGAAGTTGGAGCCGAAGAGGTACAGACTAACCTTAACTGGACATGGACATTGATTGCTGCCGCAATGGTATTCTTTATGCAAGCTGGATTTGCAATGGTAGAAGCTGGATTTACAAGAGCAAAAAATGCAGGAAACATCATAATGAAAAATGTAATGGACTTTTCCATGGGTATTTTGGCATTCTGGGCTGTTGGTTTCGCCTTTATGTTTGGTAAGGGAAACCTTTTAGGAACTACAAACTTTTTTGGAATGGGTCTTGCTGACTGGGACTGGACATTCTTTATTTTCCAAGGTGTATTTGCTGCTACAGCTGCAACAATAGTTTCTGGAGCCATGGCAGAGAGAACAAAATTTGGTTCTTACCTTGTATCTAGTTTTTTAATAACTGCCTTTGTTTATCCTATCTTTGGTCACTGGGCATGGGGAAGTCTTTTTGGGCAATCAACTGGATGGCTTGAAAACATGGGATTCATCGATTTTGCCGGATCTACTGTAGTTCACTCTGTTGGTGGATGGGCTGCCCTAGCTGCTGCAATCGTTTTAGGACCAAGAATCGGTAAATTCAAAGACAAAGAAATCTCAGCTATACCTGGTCACTCTATACCTTTAGCTTCTTTAGGTGTATTCATCCTTTGGTTTGGTTGGTTCGGATTTAACTGTGGAAGTACTACAACTGGTACATCTGAAATAGGTCTTATCGCTACAAATACATCTTTAGCCGCTGCTGCTGGATCTATATCTGCTCTCGTTATATCTCAGATGATATTTAAAAAGGCTGATATTGGTATGACACTTAATGGTTCTCTGGCTGGGCTAGTAGGTATCACTGCTGGATGTGCAAATGTTGATCCTTGGGCATCTGTGATAATAGGATTGGTAGCAGGAGTACTTGTTGTTCTATCAGTATTATTTATTGATAAGATGCATATCGATGATCCAGTTGGAGCTGTCTCAGTACACGGTGTCAATGGAGCTTGGGGAACTCTTGCAGCTGGAATTTTCAATGCTGAAAAATTGTTTGATCCAAAAATTATAGGAGTACAGGCAATAGGTATCGCAGCGGCATTTGTAGTAGCCTTTGTGGGAGGTTTAATCATATTTAATGTAGTAAAAGCTGTTATGGGACTACGTGTGTCAGCAAAAGAAGAGATAGAAGGTCTAGATATAGGAGAGCACGGTTACTCAGCTTATCCTGAGTTCCCTTCTCACACAGAAGTATCGCTATTCAAGTAATCTAAATTATGTAGTATATATAATATTAGGAGTAAATTTATTGGGGGGGATTTTTATTATGAAGATGATCGTTGCTATAATTAGACCTATAGGCATCAATCCTTTGAAAGAAGCTTTATGTGCCGCTAATATAAAGGGTATGACTATTAGTGAAGTGAGGGGTTTTGGTAGACAACTTGGAAAGAAAGAGATTTTTAGAGGTGTCGAGTATTTAGTGGAATATGTACCAAATCTCCAAGTTGAAATACTTGTAAAAGACAGTGATGTTGAAAGAGTTGTGGATTTGATATTAAAAGCTACTAAAACTGGTGAAACTGGTGATGGTAAGATATTTATACATCCTGTTGATGACGTTGTGAGAATCAGAACTGGTGAAAGAGGAGAAGGAGCTATCTAAAATATTAACAATGCTTCATCTGAGGGAGGTGATATTTATGTTGACCAAGAAATTTATAGAAAATTTTGGAAGGACTCCAACTCATAAAGAGGCAAAGGTCCTTGAGTATATAAAAAGTAATTGCTATGGGGAATATTTAAATGTTGACCCTCAGATGTTCATTGATTATTTTTGTAAATATTATTACTACTGTGTAAGCAAAAGTTTTATTTAAATTAAAATATTTTAAATAAAGAAACAGGAGGCTTTTAAGCCTCCTGTTTCTTTATTTATTATTGTTGTATACAATTTCTTGAAAAGGTAGTTTAGTTATGATAAATTGTTAAATATA
This window encodes:
- a CDS encoding P-II family nitrogen regulator, with amino-acid sequence MKMIVAIIRPIGINPLKEALCAANIKGMTISEVRGFGRQLGKKEIFRGVEYLVEYVPNLQVEILVKDSDVERVVDLILKATKTGETGDGKIFIHPVDDVVRIRTGERGEGAI
- a CDS encoding ammonium transporter, which translates into the protein MKKMKWKAIVLCLMLTMGLSAFAEVGAEEVQTNLNWTWTLIAAAMVFFMQAGFAMVEAGFTRAKNAGNIIMKNVMDFSMGILAFWAVGFAFMFGKGNLLGTTNFFGMGLADWDWTFFIFQGVFAATAATIVSGAMAERTKFGSYLVSSFLITAFVYPIFGHWAWGSLFGQSTGWLENMGFIDFAGSTVVHSVGGWAALAAAIVLGPRIGKFKDKEISAIPGHSIPLASLGVFILWFGWFGFNCGSTTTGTSEIGLIATNTSLAAAAGSISALVISQMIFKKADIGMTLNGSLAGLVGITAGCANVDPWASVIIGLVAGVLVVLSVLFIDKMHIDDPVGAVSVHGVNGAWGTLAAGIFNAEKLFDPKIIGVQAIGIAAAFVVAFVGGLIIFNVVKAVMGLRVSAKEEIEGLDIGEHGYSAYPEFPSHTEVSLFK
- a CDS encoding P-II family nitrogen regulator; translation: MKRIQAIIRPNRLEVLKKALVDNGIGGMTVTEVRGFGRQKGKIEIFRGVEYKTDFIKKLKIEILCKEENLEKIIKVIMESVREGEPGDGKIFIFPNEEIIRISSGEKGKEAI